A DNA window from Eriocheir sinensis breed Jianghai 21 unplaced genomic scaffold, ASM2467909v1 Scaffold936, whole genome shotgun sequence contains the following coding sequences:
- the LOC126994958 gene encoding astacin-like, giving the protein MSSCSSFVQHCPQQATSSLVSQSLVGLNHACHFVITAVPNRPPVGCWLVVGMLGVRQPLSLQANICIYVGTVIHELMLAVDSYHEHTRNDHDDYVTVHLENVEEGKEGKFCKDTYWRYVGEDYNHDSIMHYGTYASADWGVAETIVPTDLNVVLVEAYDKLEMTQADANEINNLYASESARRKD; this is encoded by the exons ATGTCTTCATGCTCCTCATTTGTCCAGCA CTGTCCCCAACAGGCCACCAGTAGTCTGGTGAGTCAGAGCCTAGTGGGCCTGAACCATGCATGTCATTTTGTTATAACAGCTGTTCCCAACAGGCCACCAGTAGG GTGTTGGTTAGTCGTGGGGATGCTGGGTGTCAGGCAGCCACTCTCTTTGCAAGCCAACATCTGCATCTACGTGGGCACGGTCATCCACGAGCTGATGCTCGCCGTCGACTCCTACCACGAGCACACCCGCAACGACCATGACGACTACGTCACCGTCCACCTCGAAAACGTCGAGGAAG GCAAAGAGGGCAAATTCTGCAAGGACACCTACTGGCGGTACGTGGGCGAGGACTACAACCACGACAGCATCATGCACTACGGTACGTACGCCTCCGCCGACTGGGGCGTCGCGGAGACCATCGTGCCCACCGACCTCAACGTGGTGCTGGTGGAGGCCTACGACAAGCTCGAGATGACGCAGGCCGACGCCAACGAGATCAACAACCTCTACGCCAGCGAGTCTGCGCGCCGCAAGGACTAG